The candidate division TA06 bacterium genome contains a region encoding:
- a CDS encoding replication-associated recombination protein A, with translation MKSKQTDIFPQADVSPANVPLADRMRPRALDEVVGQEHLIGPGKVLRNLIESSQIPSLIFWGPPGSGKTTLARVVANTVKANFVEFSAVTSGIKEIKEVIKEAEQKRAVRGVSTILFVDEIHRFNKAQQDAFLPHVEKGTVILIGATTENPSFEVISALLSRSKVLILKGLESGHIQAILQRALEDERGLKPLKVSAEPEALLFIAQACQGDARTALNALEIAVSMATPDGSGGLAVTLGLAEEAMQKKSLLYDKAGEEHYNLISALHKSLRDSDPDGSLYWLARMLASGEDPLYVARRMIRFAAEDIGLADPNALLIANQTKEAYHFLGSPEGELALAQACLYLALAPKSNSVYKAYGAVQREIKSSGALPVPLVIRNAVTKLLKEVGYGAGYRYAHDEPDAKVDQQHLPDEIKNRKFYRSTDRGWEGKKQKEREGK, from the coding sequence ATGAAAAGCAAACAGACCGACATATTTCCCCAGGCTGATGTTTCCCCGGCCAATGTCCCTCTGGCCGACCGGATGCGGCCCCGCGCATTGGACGAAGTGGTGGGACAGGAGCACCTGATCGGGCCGGGCAAGGTCTTAAGGAACCTGATCGAGTCCAGCCAGATCCCCTCGCTGATCTTTTGGGGGCCGCCCGGCTCGGGAAAGACTACCCTGGCCCGGGTGGTGGCCAACACCGTCAAGGCCAATTTCGTGGAGTTCTCGGCAGTAACCTCGGGCATCAAGGAGATCAAGGAGGTCATCAAGGAGGCCGAACAGAAGCGGGCCGTCAGGGGCGTCTCCACCATACTGTTTGTGGACGAGATTCACCGCTTCAACAAAGCCCAGCAGGACGCTTTTCTGCCCCACGTGGAAAAGGGCACGGTTATTCTGATCGGGGCCACCACCGAAAACCCTTCGTTCGAGGTCATCTCGGCCCTGTTGTCGCGCTCCAAAGTGCTGATACTGAAAGGGCTGGAGTCCGGACATATCCAGGCCATCTTGCAACGGGCGCTGGAGGATGAACGGGGTCTGAAACCGCTTAAAGTTTCCGCCGAGCCGGAGGCTCTGTTGTTCATTGCCCAGGCCTGCCAGGGCGATGCCCGGACCGCGCTCAATGCGCTGGAGATCGCGGTCTCCATGGCCACGCCGGACGGATCAGGCGGTCTGGCAGTCACTCTGGGCCTGGCCGAAGAGGCTATGCAGAAAAAATCCTTATTATACGACAAGGCCGGAGAGGAGCATTATAATCTGATCTCGGCCTTGCACAAGTCCCTGCGCGATTCCGACCCCGACGGCTCCCTGTACTGGCTGGCCCGGATGCTGGCCTCGGGCGAGGATCCCTTATATGTGGCCCGCCGGATGATCCGCTTTGCCGCCGAGGACATCGGTCTGGCAGATCCCAACGCGTTGCTGATAGCTAACCAGACCAAGGAGGCCTACCACTTTCTGGGAAGCCCCGAGGGCGAGCTGGCTTTGGCCCAGGCCTGTCTGTATCTGGCCCTGGCGCCCAAAAGCAACTCGGTTTACAAGGCCTACGGAGCGGTGCAGCGGGAGATAAAAAGCAGCGGGGCTTTGCCGGTGCCGCTGGTGATCCGCAACGCCGTCACCAAGCTGCTGAAGGAGGTGGGCTATGGAGCCGGTTACCGTTACGCCCACGACGAACCGGACGCCAAGGTGGACCAGCAACACCTACCGGACGAGATCAAGAACCGGAAATTCTACCGGTCCACTGACAGGGGCTGGGAAGGGAAGAAGCAGAAGGAAAGGGAAGGCAAATAA
- a CDS encoding DUF3098 domain-containing protein codes for MSKKELKNKSKATPDKQVQVVETPLGFTRKNYILFGAALALIVLGFLFLTSPVFGGGFPFVHPFKGGVDGWLTMNLAPIMLVLGYCVVIPAAIIVK; via the coding sequence ATGTCAAAAAAAGAATTAAAAAACAAAAGTAAGGCAACCCCGGATAAACAGGTCCAAGTGGTAGAGACTCCCTTGGGTTTTACCCGCAAGAATTATATTTTGTTCGGGGCGGCTTTGGCTCTGATCGTATTGGGTTTTTTGTTCCTGACCAGCCCGGTTTTCGGGGGCGGATTTCCCTTTGTTCATCCTTTTAAGGGCGGGGTGGATGGCTGGCTGACCATGAACCTGGCCCCGATAATGCTGGTGCTGGGCTATTGCGTGGTAATACCGGCGGCCATCATCGTCAAGTAA
- the rpmF gene encoding 50S ribosomal protein L32: MPVPKRRHSNSRTNKRRANWKLVQPNLVNCFHCHQPRLPHRACSNCGYYGGREIVAIKEV, translated from the coding sequence ATGCCAGTCCCGAAGAGAAGACACTCGAATTCCCGCACCAACAAGCGCCGGGCCAACTGGAAGTTGGTACAGCCGAATCTGGTAAATTGTTTCCACTGCCATCAGCCTCGTTTGCCGCACCGGGCCTGCTCTAATTGTGGTTATTACGGTGGGCGGGAAATCGTTGCCATTAAAGAAGTATAA
- the plsX gene encoding phosphate acyltransferase PlsX has product MGPKSHKKRSAKNQELTNGAGLSQIPKGTETVTVVVDAMGGDHGPAPIIEGAIQAAKLSKGRYKVMLVGDEVAIKTELAQGVGEEKYEEDDLKKYGVEVVHASQTVEMHESPTDALRRKRDSSILVGLRLQKENKAQAFISTGNTGAVMAAALFELGRLKGVTRPAIASFMPTEHGGCIMIDVGANLDCKPHHLLQFALMGSSYAQYVFDRSNPKVGLLSVGEEKSKGSEIILKAHELLSASTLNFIGNIEGKDILKGTADVVVCDGFIGNIILKFAESVVRMFYGSIKRYIYTSIFAQLGALLLKPALKKFAQDLDYEEYGGAPLLGVNGVCIICHGRSSAKAIKNAVLVASRCVSHRVNGHIQEQLESLNTEEFEK; this is encoded by the coding sequence ATGGGCCCTAAATCCCATAAAAAAAGGTCTGCTAAAAATCAGGAGTTGACCAACGGAGCAGGACTGTCTCAGATACCCAAAGGTACTGAGACAGTTACCGTGGTGGTTGATGCCATGGGCGGTGACCACGGCCCGGCTCCCATCATCGAAGGCGCCATCCAGGCAGCCAAACTTTCCAAGGGCCGTTATAAGGTGATGCTGGTGGGCGATGAAGTGGCCATCAAGACCGAATTGGCCCAGGGGGTTGGCGAAGAGAAGTATGAAGAGGATGACCTGAAAAAATACGGGGTGGAGGTGGTCCATGCCTCCCAGACCGTGGAGATGCACGAGTCGCCCACCGACGCTTTACGGCGCAAACGAGATTCCTCCATTCTGGTGGGCTTAAGGCTGCAGAAAGAGAATAAAGCCCAGGCCTTCATTTCCACCGGCAACACCGGGGCGGTGATGGCGGCGGCACTGTTTGAGCTGGGAAGGCTAAAGGGCGTGACCCGGCCGGCCATCGCCAGTTTCATGCCCACCGAGCACGGCGGTTGCATCATGATAGACGTGGGGGCCAACCTGGACTGCAAGCCCCACCATCTATTGCAGTTCGCCCTGATGGGATCATCCTACGCCCAATATGTGTTTGACCGCAGCAATCCCAAGGTGGGGCTGTTGTCGGTGGGCGAGGAAAAATCCAAGGGCAGCGAGATCATCCTGAAGGCCCACGAACTTCTGTCCGCCAGCACGCTCAATTTCATCGGCAACATCGAGGGCAAGGATATCCTGAAGGGCACGGCCGACGTGGTGGTCTGCGACGGGTTCATCGGCAACATCATCCTGAAATTCGCCGAGAGCGTGGTGCGAATGTTCTACGGCTCCATCAAACGTTATATTTACACCAGTATCTTTGCCCAATTGGGGGCTTTATTATTAAAGCCGGCTTTGAAGAAATTCGCCCAGGATCTTGATTACGAAGAATACGGCGGGGCTCCATTGCTGGGTGTCAACGGGGTCTGCATTATCTGTCACGGGCGTTCCAGCGCCAAGGCCATCAAAAACGCAGTGCTGGTAGCCAGCCGTTGCGTTTCCCACCGGGTAAACGGCCATATCCAAGAACAGTTGGAATCCCTTAACACAGAGGAATTTGAAAAATGA
- a CDS encoding D-alanine--D-alanine ligase has product MGGRSGEREVSLRSGQNVLKALKRQELQAVAVNVGLDLGTELRHKKIDAAFVILHGKYGEDGTVQGLLEMMDIPYTGSGVLSSALAMNKIFSKKIFTGQKIPTPEYCWAGPHQDPKTAAHEAVDGLGLPLVIKPVDEGSSLGVSIAKNQEQAVKSFIQVHKKYGQAMAERFIQGMNVTVGILGCGVKARALPVLELMPKNEFYDYQAKYTGGMTEFHVPARLPGSIYAKVQQVTLQAHQALGCHGWSRVDAIVDRSGTVYVLEVNTTPGMTDLSDLPAEAKAEGMEYDQVVLEILDSARKRL; this is encoded by the coding sequence ATGGGAGGCAGGTCGGGAGAACGTGAGGTCTCATTGCGTTCCGGCCAAAATGTACTGAAGGCGCTTAAGCGCCAGGAATTGCAAGCGGTGGCTGTAAATGTCGGACTGGATCTGGGAACCGAGTTGAGACACAAGAAAATCGATGCGGCTTTTGTGATCCTACACGGGAAATATGGCGAGGACGGCACGGTTCAGGGCCTGCTGGAGATGATGGACATCCCGTATACCGGTTCGGGGGTACTGTCTTCGGCCCTGGCCATGAACAAGATTTTTTCCAAGAAGATATTCACCGGACAAAAAATACCCACCCCGGAATACTGCTGGGCCGGACCGCATCAGGATCCCAAAACGGCGGCCCATGAAGCGGTAGATGGACTGGGACTGCCGCTGGTAATCAAACCGGTGGATGAAGGTTCCTCATTGGGGGTTTCCATTGCCAAAAACCAGGAACAGGCGGTAAAATCATTTATTCAGGTTCATAAAAAATACGGGCAGGCGATGGCCGAGCGCTTCATTCAGGGAATGAACGTTACAGTGGGGATCTTAGGCTGCGGCGTAAAGGCCAGGGCTTTGCCGGTGCTGGAATTAATGCCTAAAAACGAATTCTACGATTATCAGGCCAAATACACTGGCGGCATGACGGAGTTTCATGTCCCGGCCCGGCTGCCGGGAAGCATTTACGCCAAGGTTCAGCAGGTCACCCTTCAGGCTCACCAGGCCCTGGGTTGTCATGGCTGGTCCCGGGTGGACGCCATAGTCGACCGTTCGGGCACAGTATATGTTCTTGAGGTAAACACCACTCCGGGAATGACAGATCTTTCCGACCTGCCGGCCGAGGCCAAGGCCGAAGGGATGGAGTACGACCAGGTGGTTTTGGAGATACTTGACAGCGCCAGAAAACGGTTATAG
- a CDS encoding pyridoxine 5'-phosphate synthase, translated as MKKVRLGVNIDHVATLRQARQAILPDPVAAAGLAEKAGAAGITVHLRSDRRHIQDRDLLRLSKTVKTHLNIEMAATGPMMATALKIKPDAVCLVPENPDEITTEGGLDLIKAKSRVAVAVKTLNQAGIKSTLFIEPDEVQIRTAEKLGARAVELNTNAYALAWKAVPGNSRRVAFQLDRLAKAARLAEGLGLEVHAGHGLNYLNVRPVTKIPQITELNIGHSIIAEAVLVGLTKAVRGMVKLLKR; from the coding sequence CTGAAAAAAGTACGCCTGGGCGTCAACATAGACCATGTGGCCACCCTAAGGCAAGCCAGACAGGCCATATTGCCTGATCCGGTGGCCGCGGCCGGCCTGGCCGAAAAGGCCGGGGCAGCCGGCATCACTGTGCATCTGCGTTCCGACCGGAGGCATATTCAGGACCGGGATTTATTGAGACTGTCTAAAACTGTGAAGACTCATCTCAATATCGAGATGGCGGCTACCGGCCCGATGATGGCCACTGCCCTGAAGATAAAGCCTGATGCCGTCTGTCTGGTCCCGGAAAATCCCGATGAAATAACCACCGAGGGCGGCCTGGATTTAATCAAAGCCAAAAGCCGGGTGGCCGTGGCGGTCAAAACGCTGAACCAGGCCGGGATCAAATCAACCCTGTTCATCGAGCCGGATGAAGTCCAGATAAGGACGGCCGAAAAACTGGGAGCCAGGGCGGTGGAATTGAATACCAACGCCTATGCCCTGGCCTGGAAAGCGGTGCCCGGGAACAGCCGCAGGGTGGCTTTTCAGCTTGACCGGCTGGCCAAGGCCGCCCGGTTGGCCGAAGGATTGGGACTGGAGGTTCACGCCGGGCATGGGCTTAATTATTTAAACGTCAGGCCGGTGACAAAAATACCCCAGATAACCGAGCTTAACATCGGGCATTCGATAATTGCCGAAGCAGTGCTGGTCGGCCTAACCAAGGCCGTCCGAGGCATGGTCAAACTGTTAAAACGCTGA
- a CDS encoding M6 family metalloprotease domain-containing protein produces MNAKKVILAVFLVLLAASLSIAMPPRERVKEPVWITNARKAGMDSPKDGLIQQLQSKDASTKISGSRSYPVVIGYFTDTASTYTRDTIQLRLFNTGTNVMSVNNYYRDMSYNAMSCSGSVAAWVNSGHTMNYFGNGSNGLNTADTIQSAYGFIKHTLVACDAAVDFSVPAYDQNGDGYVDVLWVVHAGRGGEEEPDTLGNWIWSHSWQLIYWKSGTGKVFTTNDPRPGYAGQYMKIDKYIIMPEKTLYANGVADVDLIGCGVFCHEFGHALGLPDLYDTGGVDSISGEGIGKWSLMAGGSWGGNGATNARPVALDVWCRSFLGWSHPALVTTNNQYTVNSIMAADSGSSYKLARLGSDTTKQYWLVENRHELGMGPVSSVRWDSLLPSASPGGLAIYHIDTTYTSGTYFANNTVNVNSTNGTSRNRPYGVCLEETDDTTAGYLSELWYGTNGGDTADIWTSLTQASFDSSGTDYPVTYLNGATPTTGGSHTLVAVRAIPAASAAMTCSMFVEVLTGVEGQPQAGLIPEAFALSNSYPNPAKGQITFSYQLPKASQATLEIYNMLGQRVQKFDLGHQPAGTHSLSWNSSQAVQGVYFYRLQAGDYSSTKKMMLVK; encoded by the coding sequence ATGAACGCAAAAAAGGTAATTCTGGCCGTATTCCTGGTGTTGCTGGCGGCATCACTTAGCATTGCCATGCCGCCCCGGGAGAGGGTCAAGGAACCTGTCTGGATCACTAACGCCAGAAAAGCCGGCATGGACAGTCCCAAGGACGGCCTGATCCAGCAGCTGCAATCCAAGGATGCCAGCACCAAGATCAGCGGCAGCCGCTCTTATCCGGTGGTTATCGGTTATTTCACCGACACCGCCAGCACCTACACCAGGGATACCATCCAGCTAAGGTTGTTCAATACCGGAACTAATGTGATGTCGGTGAACAACTATTACCGGGATATGTCCTATAACGCCATGAGCTGTTCCGGTAGCGTAGCCGCCTGGGTTAACAGCGGTCATACCATGAATTATTTTGGGAATGGATCTAACGGGCTAAATACTGCCGACACTATCCAGAGCGCCTATGGCTTCATCAAACATACGCTGGTGGCCTGTGATGCGGCGGTAGATTTCTCAGTTCCGGCATACGACCAGAACGGAGACGGGTATGTGGATGTTCTGTGGGTGGTCCATGCCGGCCGGGGGGGTGAGGAAGAACCCGATACCTTGGGTAATTGGATTTGGTCACACAGCTGGCAGTTAATCTACTGGAAAAGTGGCACCGGCAAAGTATTCACCACCAACGATCCTAGGCCGGGCTATGCCGGGCAGTATATGAAGATAGATAAGTACATCATCATGCCCGAAAAAACCCTGTATGCCAACGGCGTTGCCGATGTGGACCTGATCGGCTGCGGCGTTTTCTGCCACGAGTTCGGCCACGCCCTGGGCCTGCCGGATCTTTATGACACCGGGGGGGTGGATTCCATCTCTGGCGAGGGGATAGGCAAGTGGTCATTGATGGCCGGCGGTTCCTGGGGCGGCAACGGCGCCACCAATGCCCGCCCGGTGGCCCTGGATGTCTGGTGTCGCAGTTTTTTGGGATGGTCACATCCGGCCCTGGTCACCACCAACAATCAATACACCGTCAACAGCATCATGGCTGCGGACAGCGGCAGCAGTTATAAGCTGGCCAGACTGGGTTCCGACACGACCAAGCAGTACTGGCTGGTGGAAAACCGGCATGAACTCGGAATGGGGCCCGTCAGCAGCGTCCGTTGGGATTCGCTTCTCCCCTCTGCTTCTCCCGGAGGGCTGGCCATATACCATATAGACACCACCTACACCAGCGGAACCTATTTTGCCAATAATACCGTTAATGTCAACAGCACCAACGGAACATCCCGTAACCGCCCGTATGGCGTCTGCCTAGAGGAAACAGATGATACCACGGCCGGCTACCTGTCAGAACTGTGGTATGGGACCAACGGCGGGGATACCGCCGATATTTGGACATCCTTAACCCAGGCTAGTTTCGACAGCTCCGGCACGGACTATCCGGTCACCTACCTCAACGGCGCCACGCCCACCACCGGAGGCTCTCACACTCTGGTGGCGGTCCGGGCCATCCCGGCCGCCTCGGCCGCCATGACTTGCAGCATGTTCGTAGAAGTTCTCACCGGAGTGGAGGGCCAGCCCCAGGCCGGCCTGATACCGGAGGCCTTCGCTCTCAGCAACTCATATCCCAACCCGGCCAAGGGGCAAATCACCTTCAGTTATCAGCTGCCTAAGGCCAGCCAGGCCACTTTGGAGATCTACAACATGCTGGGCCAGAGGGTGCAGAAGTTTGACCTGGGCCACCAGCCGGCCGGGACCCACAGCCTGAGCTGGAATTCATCCCAGGCAGTCCAGGGGGTGTATTTCTACCGCCTCCAGGCCGGAGACTACAGCAGCACCAAAAAGATGATGCTGGTAAAATAG